The following coding sequences are from one Terriglobales bacterium window:
- a CDS encoding response regulator transcription factor produces MRRAVLVVDDNSTIRQAICRLFTADEDFDVCGQAKNGREAIAKAQELRPDLIVIDLSMPIMNGLEATRAIKKIMPTVRIIMFTEYDDDFLKQEAHSAGVSAVLSKSEHISRLVGTARGLFLAGAA; encoded by the coding sequence GTGCGCAGGGCAGTGCTGGTAGTAGATGATAACTCGACGATTCGCCAGGCAATCTGCCGGCTTTTCACCGCGGACGAGGACTTTGATGTATGTGGTCAGGCAAAAAACGGTAGGGAGGCAATCGCCAAAGCTCAGGAGTTACGCCCCGATTTGATTGTCATCGACCTTTCCATGCCCATCATGAATGGTCTAGAGGCAACGCGGGCCATCAAAAAGATCATGCCTACGGTCAGGATCATTATGTTTACCGAGTACGACGACGACTTCCTGAAGCAAGAAGCACATTCCGCCGGGGTTTCGGCAGTGTTGTCTAAATCCGAACATATTTCGCGGCTGGTGGGCACAGCTCGCGGCCTCTTTCTGGCAGGGGCAGCTTAG